Genomic segment of Pelmatolapia mariae isolate MD_Pm_ZW linkage group LG6, Pm_UMD_F_2, whole genome shotgun sequence:
GATTACAGGAAACACAGGTTTGTAAGCGTAAAGTTCCTGTCTTATGTTTGCATATCTGTGGATTCTCCGAAACACATTGaaataagaagaaagaaagaaattcaaAGTACAGGGCACGGTCTTTGCAGATAaatacactgacacacacatctTGTATGTATGAGTTTAGATATTTTGTAAAAAGAAATCTCTATATTATGTTAAAGAAAACAGCTCTGTTCAGCCATACCTAACGTGATAGGAGCGTCAGTTTCCCGTGGTGCCCACAGTGGCTTTGCTGGGGCTGTGTGCTCTGAGGAAGATGAGCTGCCGCCTTCAGCTGGCTTAACAGGAGAAGGAGATGATGGGGGGACAGTTGTTGAAGATTCATTCAGTTTTGCTGGAGATCCCTGATGATCTACCTTTTGTGGGGTTGTTGTGAGTCTAACCCCGGCCTTGTAAGAGGTATTAGCGTCTTCTTCTTCTGAAGGGGTCTTTGATTCCTGCTGCATTATATTTTTTTGAGGCACTGGCCCAGGTGCAGATGAGTTTGATTTGAAATCTGGAAGGCAGCCATCTCTCTCCTGGATGATCTGGTAGAGGAGCTCTATGGGAGCCCCGCTGCTTTCTGACAACGTCACACCAAGCTGGCGCAGATGGAGTCGGGCATGGCTGGAAAGTCCTCGCCGTGTCTCAAAGTACGTTCCGCAGACTTCACACATTACTGGCTGTGGGGTTGCTGTGGGGGGAGTTAGAAGTTAATGATGACCAGTGAAATGAAATTAACAAGAATGGGCAGAAACCGCACAAGCAGACTCTAAATGACACTCTAAACCCAATTACCTGGAATAATGCAATTTTTGGTAATTCACCTAAAACCATCCTTTGTGTTTTTACCTTGTGAATCCATTGATGCTGAAAAATGCTGCTGGTTTATTCTGAGAGATGAAAGTGTCGTCTTCCTCTGGATCCTGTTAATActgaatgaaagctgaaattatTAAAGGCAGAGGAGCTGTATTAGTGTTGACAACAATTTGCAGGTCATTTTTATAGCTCATTAAATAAACGTGCAATGTAATTTCCCTGAAATCCTACAGTTTATAACAAAAACATCCAAACTAGCTGCTTAAACAACACGATTCGACTGACACCTAGCATGAAGAAAGCCCTGTTCACAAACGTCTTCACAGCCGTGGATTAAAACCGGACAGCATCTCTTAACACAGCTTACAGTTAAATAAACTCGTCTACTATAAATGTTACTGTACACACTTTAACAAAACCATCTGTAAGCCGTTGAAAGACATTGTAACTTTAAGCTAACTCGGGCTAACCCTGTTACAGCCTTTGTTTTGCTCTATAATGCTAACTTTAGCTGTAGTGCTAGCCTTAAAATAATCTTATTCAAGCTTAGAGAAGACAAGCTACAAATGCCAAGGCCTTAAATGGAAACAAATCAGGAATCCACtctttaaaataaagcaaattttGCCAAAAACCCCAATATACTACCTGTGTGCATCTGTTTCCCTTATAGTAACAAACTCAGCGGAAGTAGTGTTCCACACATTCCTGGCTGTAtatttttccaaaataaaagtccaAAGGTTATATTCTCCGAGGTTTTGTAATGGAGCAAAAAAAAGTCACTGATGTGGACAGATATTTTGCTTGTTCTCTCAGTAATTTCAAGCTTTGATTGCAGCATATACAGTTTCGATATCTGGTGTATGCATATGGGGGTGGAATAATGTCTTTTGAATTATATGGGTGGTATTTGTCATGTCaaacaaatacaatacaaaacTGACAGGCATATGAAcatattataaataaaaatgtgattttaatcCTCCCCTTATGATTTGATTGAAAATTTTTAAGCTGAATATGTCACATGCATAGTGTACTTGGAAACATTTTGAGCTACCctttatttctttacattttgtttataAGCAGCTAAACTTTCAGGTAAAGTGGTCTTAAGAAATAGTTCCCCAgcctttctgaaggtctttcaaagtttcatttactttgttcattggctgctttttcattaaTTGTCAGGCTAGTttttgtacctgaccattttcagacaCTGACCTATAAATTATCAAAGCACAAAAAGGGACCTAAATCAACcaatgaaccagtgttgtgtctacacacgACAACTTACCAAAGAACCAACTTTAAGTAGTGTCTTCAGACACTTTGTTGCTAGCAGGGTGTTGCCTGTACCTTTAAGTTCAGTTAGAATGTCACAATGTTTGTCACCATCTAGTGGTGGATCCGATTTACTGCAAAGTGTTCAACCCTTTAACTTTCACCTCTTAGACAGATTTTGCAAGTTAATGGGTTAACTTTAATATCAGAACTTTTTTATAGTTTAATTGAATGtatttatgaatttatttaaacGCTCCAGTAAGtcaatttaaagaaataaatgaaagtaGTTTTGGCCCAAATATATCACAAGAAGAGAAGaaacttgtgtgtctgtgacggTAAATTGCAGACTGTTAAGTTGCTAGCATCACATTTAAgatctatttttaaaatttgagtTTCTCATCAGCATCAGCACACATCAGACATTTTTTGGTAGGCtaggttttttttaacctggcTGTTAAGAATATTGTCTAGACAACCAAAAAATTTCTAACGGCACAACCACAACTCAGTGCATTAAGACATATAGATATAGTCAAGACGGCCTgtgttcaaactgagcattaaGATGGGAAGTATGGTGTAATACTCTTGACATCTATAAAgaatatgtgtttttttgtgttcacATAATTAAATGATGATAATTTTAAGTTGATAATATGAATGCAGTTAATCATTCAGGTAAATTAAAATGAACATGCCTAGAGTTAATGGCTTTTGTACTTATGTTTCATGTCATTTTTGCCTAAATGTTACAAGGTTACTAATtgttatgtaaaatgtatatttcttcttttttaaaaaataaaatgctaaatCTGAGGCGTATGTCTCACAATTGAATAAACATTcagtatttgtactttttttttaattggtgtAAAAGGTGAAGAACTCCGTTCTAACCAGTGGGGCCAGAATGTGACCTGAAAGATGTAGAACAGGGTGACGTGATGGAATCACAGACAGTCCTGAGAAAAGCCATCAGTCCTCACAGCAACTGAAAACCCACGCAAACACTTTTCTGTCATCTCTTTCATCCATGTTTCAACATTTGTCATCAAACATGGCATCAAGTAGTTTATCAGGTAAGccaaaaaattaacatttttgaaCAGTAAACttgaaaaactaaaatataGTACTGAACAAAGCTCAAGTCTAGATGGTTATGAAATAAGGATTAGGTTCTATGGCAGATAATCATCTCAACAAACACataattttgtgatttttcaggcTATTCTATCAGAAATGGGAAAATGATTTAGCATCTTGTAATGTTTCTGTTGAAAACTGAGAGTGCCAAAGTGTGATCAGTTTGCTGCAAGCAGTTAACATAAATTAGAcatatgaaattaaaattatatatatgcACTCtatgaatcagaatcagaaaactttattaatccctgggGAAATCGTGTATTTATGTGTTGACAATATAATCTATATGTTGGCTTTGACATGCTCTTTGTAACAGTTTATTTCTCAGACTCAGCAGACCCAGTAGATGACTTCATGATCTTTCAGTTAAACCTACTGAGCTCCAACGATGAGGTGCAAAACTTTCTTGGGGAAGAAAGCTTTGGAAAAGTAGTCAAGTGTGTCCACACTGTATCCAACACAGagattgctaaaaaaaaaaaaaaaaaaaaaaaattgaagacaAGCCCGTGATCTCAACTCCCGTGATTTTGTAAGATGGAATAGATCATTCTTCCATGAAGCATTCATTTGTCTTGAATTTGAGCTCCTTGATCTTAGTCTGAAGGAGTATATGCAAGAGAGAGACTCTCACCCAGTttcagatcaggtttgccatcTTTACCTATTTCActgtgcaaatacaaactttaaagaaaaaaaatactaatttgCACAGATGTGTTTGGTTAGAACACATTTGTGTGATTCCAGCTGACCACAGTGTTGTTCCTGCTCGAGGCCCTGAAAATCACCCATGCTCATATAAAGTCTCAAAATATTATGGTTTTGGATCACAGATAACAGCCACTGCAAGTCATGCTCATTGATTTTGGCCTGGCTCACCATATCGCCGATGTTGTGCAAAGATCATGTGTGCAGTCATGTGGTACATGCAACCTCGTTAACCTAacaaataatgttaaaaatatgcactgaaagctgaaaactgcatttttaaattttgaaaaaTGAACTGCCCTCATATGCAACTGCTTCACTTTGCAAAGTGAACTTAAAACAGTGGATTTGAGATATTGTTCTTCACTTCTACCTTGTCGATACATTAAAACCTATTTACAGTTCTAGATATGTGTAAGAGAACTCAGTGGGTTTCCCGCTTTTTCCTGGGAACAACGAATATGCTGTAGTAGATATCTTCTGCACAGAAGGGAATTAAGCGCTACTTAATCAAATCTTTATGCTTTTTCCAGAAGAGGTTCATTGTGGACACTCTGATTCAGCCACCAGATTATcagttaagataagataagataacctttattagtccctcATGTGGGAAATCTGTTGAACAGTGGACAAAAAAGCCCAAGGTTCATTCACCTTGAAAACAGATGTAACCAGGAGACCTGGAGATTAAAGGTCCCTACCTTCTTTCCTGCCTGCCTACCTACCTACAACTAACTTGTCTAACTTAACCACTACTTCTTTATAGACTTTTCCACAGAAACTGGGCACCACCATAGCGACACCAGATTTATTTGTCTCACTTCTTTAGAGGCCTTGAAGAAGGTAGGGGCTCTTTTTGGATCAGGCAGCCATTAATACAATATAGAATAGTTGCTACAAGGACATCTTCCACTGACTTTCATTATAATTCAAAATATCTTCATGTAGATATCTTCAGTGTAGATAAGCTACAAAAGAAGGGACAGACATCCATTCACACATACTGCTAATTTAGAaccaccagttaacctaaccctactaactgcatgtctttgcactgtgggaggaagcccgagaacccacacagacacaaggaGGACTCgcaaacttcacacagaaatccaccagccagatggtggattcaaacccaagaCTTCCTGTGAGGCAGAAGTGCTAATCACTGCACCACTGTGGTGACCCTGAAAGAAATCAGTCTgaagaaaataatataaaaaagactgtaaaataaaatttgatGGTTTATGGAAGTTATGTATGAATACGTTTTATTagaaaaagggaaacaaaaatctaattcaattaaaaaaaatgtgactaCACAGAAAGTATTTTGGTAGCCAAGAAgctaaaaatgattttaaatatttaacattttcttaatGCCCAAATTACATGTATTTACATGCGCATATACATGCACAGCTTGCTAAAGGGTACTGGATTACTTTGCAACGTGAATCTTGTAAACAAGGATTGCTTTGgacttttggttttggttttacGAATGGATTATTTTCATCCAAGCCGGAAGTCTGGATTATTGTTAGTTTCTCTGACTTTTTAATCAAAACAGTATTGCAAGTCGGTGGTTAGACTGAAAAAACATTGTGATCTTTGTTAAAGTTAAGACAGCAGCTTTTGTTGTAAGCTAAGCTAACAGACTCATAAATGCAAATTCAACCATGAGACACATCATTGAGAGTGCACTTGTTGTTCCTAAGACATCTTCAGTTGTTTATCATCATTATTTAtattgaaaatgtttaaatagtttATCATACataagtttttatttaatgtctGAAGTAAAAATGGCCATGAAAtagaaaaagctgtaaaacttgtgaaaatacagttaaaaaaccaaaatgtttttccatcttcacattttccaaagccttGACACTCCGTCCCTAAGGTGTCGTAGACATACAtcggtattttttttttttatctttattttaagAACATTGAATATACAAGTAATAATTGAGCTCTATATATAAAACTGACATTGCCATTGACCCTGACATTGACACTGGGGCCCCAAGAAGCCAGTCCCACTTTTCCCCCACTACGACATCCCTGCATTTTTGTTcatgtgacagtgtttacacgGTGTACTTAAAAAATATCCTCTTATATCAGAGATATACATATTTAGAAACAGCTAATCTTAACTTTTAATCGTTTTTAATCTTAACTTTTACTCTGAAgggagttattttttacttccgGGTGGCCTCAGCCGTCTCTGCGTACTTATCGCACGCTCGCTTTTCCACTTTGACTCCTCTATTCTCTTGCAGCCTGCAGACTTCTGCTTCCAACTTCATTCGCGCTTTACGCCAAGGCAGGTGAGTAGGATGTTTATGGGATTCGTCAGAAGTTTACAGCGTGTCTGTAAACTCGACTTTGTATTTCCCCTGAAACAAACCGAAACTAAAGAAAGCAGTTTCGTACGTAAAGCTAACATTAAGCTAGCCTGTCAGGCGGGTGAGCGGCTGGCTCCTTCTTGAAGTGTTTGGCcatgtttcctttctttgtcCCTGTGCTGCAGCTTGCAGGATGCACTACTCACTTCCTCTCCGCTCTGTTCGACtacagctttttctgttttatttcgaAAACgaaatttaaacattaaaagctTCACTTTTATGACTGAACTTTGACCCATTACGTGCATTTATCTCTTTAAAACCAAGCACAGTTCCTTGACGATTGTTAGCGTTTCTTCGTATAAATTGTGACGAGGGAGAAATAATCCAGATTTATTCATAGATCACTGAAAAGCATAGGCCTTTGGATTAATACCGACTGCTATTTGTTGTAGTACAGCGTATCTTATTTGCAAGTTTATCGTTTATTTGCACATTAATTTTGCATATAGGCAATAACAATCCAAAGTAGCTGAACGCGTAATAATCCTCGGAAATCGTCTGTATAGGCACAGCGAGAACCCTGCCATTGGTTTGTGCGTTTCATGGTTATGTAACCTTGCTAATAGGCCATTGTTCCCTGCAGGCTGAACATGACTTGCATGTGACACTATCTGGGTCTGCTTAAGTTACCAAGCCTTTGAACCTCTGGGCCTCCTAAGAGCTGTAAAACCTGGCTCTTGGGTTGAACCTCACCgcgtttatttttctttttctagtcgaaatgtcatattttttgtttatcaGAGCTTTATCTCAGGAAACACCCAGCTGAATTTATCTGTGGTGGTCTGCAAGCATTAGGAGTTTTCTGGTAACTGTGTGTGCTGTTTCTCTTTCAGTCATTTGTCTCAAACACCATGTCTGCTGGAAACGCTAAGATTGGCTTCCCTGCCCCAAACTTCAAAGCCACAGCTGTAGTTGATGGACAGTTCAAGGACATCCAGCTGTCAAACTACAAAGGTTTTTAGCTACATCTGTTCTAATTGGCTCATTCTGGCTTTTATAAGCCTATACACTAACAGCTTATTCGACCAGAATTAATACttaacattgtttttatttcctcctGTTGTGCTGCAGGGAAATatgtagttttctttttctaccCCCTGGATTTCACATTTGTGTGCCCCACTGAAATTGTGGCCTTCAGCGACAGGGTAGAGGAGTTCCGCAACATCGGCTGCGAGGTTATTGGCTGCTCCGTGGACTCTCACTTCTCTCACTTGGCATGGTAAGACCTCACGGATAATGAAACATAATGAGCATTTGTGGGAATTTGACTACTTCCTGAGCTCTTTACCAATAATAACATCCACACTGCTCACATGTTAGCAGGTGGATTAAGCAGACCTTCAACAAAAGGCTTTTTACCTGTATTACAGTGATTATCTTCGCAGGTGAACTGTATTGCTGACTCTTGTAATTTTATACTAACTGGGAAGAGGTGACCTTAGTGAATCTTCACATGTGcatttgaaaaaacaacaaaaactttgGAAAATCTACTTAACAAAACAGTTAAGTGAAAGCTGTTCTGTGTACTTGACTGTCTTGCTGTTTTTATAGCGAGGCTGTCTTAAGCTGAACTTATCAGAAGTTTATACAAGGTCCATCAAACTGTCCTCGGTTGGCCGTTTCTGTTTAGACAGTTAAGGGTGAAGGATTTTGGCTGCTGTGAAGGAGTGCCCAGCCCAGTTTATCTGCAACGTGTTGATAAGGGCAGCTGAGTCATATAGCAGTTTCTAGAAGGCATAAGAAGACATGTGGCATTACACAACCTGCACAGGTCTTCATTTGGAATGTTGTGTTAAAGTTTAAATGCATTATATTTGTTCAGGAAGATCAGTCAGTATGTTTCCCTCACTCACCTGATCAGAttcattactttaaaataagtgtatataatatatttagtgttttgttttttcaatgagAAGAGATTGAATAAGCCGTAAAACCTCCATTCATCAATCTGAAGCAAAATGAGTTGATATTATAACCAACAGTTAACTGCTAAGCTCATAGTTAAAATTCTACACAACATATTTGCTattaaatatactgaacaattagttttgtcagtctgtcagacactttatcattttattgaaTTTAATAGATGCCTTTCAAGACATTAAAATCAATGTGTcatagaattttaaaaagtcaacaATGGGCAGGCTTCAATAAAAACGTCTTTTAAAGATGGGGAGAATCGATATTGTGACTGTGGTGCAGGCAAGTTCTAAAAATGAGAAGCAACTTTGGGTGAAAGGTCTGAAGCAGATGGTGAGGGCAATGAAGAAGGAAGAACTGAGTATGGGAACGTATGTAGATCAGAGAGAGATGGATGTATAAGGTTatggagagaaacagaaacttGAAATAATGTGGTATTGTACAGAAAGCCAATGAAGTTGTTATAGGATGGGAGTAATATGTTGGAGTATGTTCTGGTAATGACACAGCAGCTGCATGAACAAGATGAAGTCTGGAGAAGTTTGTGCCGTATACCAGAGAGGATAAAATTACAATAGGTAATCCGAGACGTAACCAGAGCACATGCAAGAAAAGCTGTAGCCAATGGGTGTAGCCAACTAATATTACATAAGTGGATATATGCAGACTGACAAATATTGATTTGCGTTTCAAAACTTTAGGTGATATTGAATTTAAACCCAACCTGACTCCTCACCGTCATCTTTGCATGCTCTATTAAGTCCCTGTGCTACTCTGTTTGATTGGCTGGTTAAGGTTAGAAAGATATTCCAGGGTCAAAGCTAACCAGTAGCAGAGGAAAGTGGTGTCTTCGCTGAAGATGGTTTAGTTAACCTCAGAGTGTTGATTCTCACAACGGGCAGCAGAGACCAGAAGTGAGACACCTGTAAACTACATGAAACTGCAGTATGAAGAGAGTTTTGCTACTTGGTGTTTGTCAGACCGTCTTTTGAAGCATTGCGGAGAACCTCTGAATGCAGTGTGTCCTCATAAAGTTGAATAACTGATATGTTGTCCTGTCAGACACCACCTGTATCTTATCTCATCTCTAACGGCGTGTTAAATGACTCTCCCATTTCAGAGAACTACAAGGTCGAAGGGGTGGCGGGGCAAACACAAGGTTTATCAACCAGGAGACCTTCCCTGTGGACATTGCGTGTTTTGTACTtgtttataattttttaaaaaagggggtttttttttttgtttttttcctctgtctctTTAGGGTCAACACACCAAGAAAACAGGGAGGTCTGGGTAACATGAAAATCCCCCTGGTATCGGACCTCAGCAAGTCAATCTCCAAAGAGTATGGTGTGCTGAAGGAAGATGAGGGCATCTCATACAGGTCAGTTAAATGCccttttaatataaaataattttaataaaaacccACTGGTTATTGTTAAAAAGCAGCTTGGTCTATTTATACTTTAAAGGATTTGTAAAAACTGCAATATCATCTTGTGAATTTCAGGGGTCTCTTTGTGATTGACGACAAGGGCGTCTTGAGGCAGATCACCATTAACGACTTGCCTGTGGGTCGTTCTGTGGACGAGACTCTGCGCCTGGTTCAAGCCTTTAAGCACACAGACAAATATGGAGAGGGTGAGTAAACTGCCGTACCTTCCCTCAGTTCATCCGTGTTTACTCAGCATACACTGGTGCTCAGGTTTAGTGGTATAACTTATTAATCATGCATTTGTCATAAAAATAACCCAAATACTTGTCATTAATTTTATCTGTAACTTCAGATGCTCTAAACTGCATGTCACACACTTAAAATGGAAATAGTTGATTGGTAAAATTAACTGTGTAGCTGTGGCTAGATTTAGCGGTTCACTTAGTCCTTCCTGTGTTTCCCAACCAGTCACATATGTACTTTGTCCTTTAGATTATACCAAGTTCGGTGTGTATAAATGTCAGCTTAAAGTAAACTTTGTCCCTCCTGCCACTTCACGCAGTGTGTCCTGCTGGCTGGAAACCCGGGAGTGACACGATCGTCCCAGACGTCGAGAAGAGCAAAGCATTCTTCTCCAAGCAGTAAATGTGAACGTCTCCTACCCAGCTGTTTTCCTCAACATAGCACTTGACCTCAGATGAGAGGGATGCCTATAAAGCAGTATCATCACGTCCAGACTAACCTGTTAAAACACACCTCAGCTTCTTGTAGGGAGgaggaaatgtttgttttttcatgtccAGTGTACAAACATTTGGGTAACCTCATCGTCTTGATCACTGAAAGTATAGTTTTGTTGTTCCTTTTTCAAAGAAAGCACTGAAATTTGTTTCCTGGCTGTTGATAATAATTTGCTACCATCTTTATTAAAACATGGAGGAAAGTTATGATCAAGTGTGTGTGGcttattttggggttttttatttgtttgtttttaaatcaaaatgtgAGTGCCTGTCCACTTGCAACCACTAGGTGGCGGCAGAACACTTCTAAAGCTACTCTTGGCTCTTTTTCTTGGTGACTGAGAACTTAAAGTTCTTGGAATGAaccttttatttatgttttttattgtgGTGTATCATTCTTGGCTCCTGTACCTGGCAGAAGATCTGAGTGCGTCACGAAGCTGCCAAGAGTTGGTTAATATTGGAGTTGCTGTGTTTGACTCAGCACAACAGCCTGTTATTGCCAAATGGTACTGAAGCACATTGGGAAAGATTACTGGATATGATTATATGATAATGACCGTCCTAACCACAACCTGCATTTCAGTTTCACTAAAATTTTTTGATATCTCACTATTTAATATTTCcgatttcctgataacatttgtCTTATTTACTAATTCAGAGAACAACGCTCCAGTACACAATCCTGCTTGTTTTACCAAATGTTCTCGGCTTACTggaacattttctcagttttacGCGAGCCGATTCTTGTAACTCAAACTAGCTCTCAGTAATCAGTCTAACATGTTTAtctggaactttttttttaaaccatttttcCTCACCTAGTGTTCTCACGGCTTGTTTTGGGAAATTGAAAGCAGAATGGGGAAACTCCCTTAACGCGAATAAACCACTCATTGACAAACCTTTTcaattacacacacactgtggtGTAAAGGGGAGCGCGCAGCCCTTCTGACGGGCAATGTGGGAGGGAGTTCCCGGAAACCTATCGTGATGTGACGTTTGACAGCAACATGCACCATATATGGACTGACGCTTGTGCGTCAGTAAGGAAAAATCCTACGCTGGGACGTCTCCAACGTCAACCAACTTCTGGTGTTGTAAACTTCACTG
This window contains:
- the prdx2 gene encoding peroxiredoxin-2, yielding MSAGNAKIGFPAPNFKATAVVDGQFKDIQLSNYKGKYVVFFFYPLDFTFVCPTEIVAFSDRVEEFRNIGCEVIGCSVDSHFSHLAWVNTPRKQGGLGNMKIPLVSDLSKSISKEYGVLKEDEGISYRGLFVIDDKGVLRQITINDLPVGRSVDETLRLVQAFKHTDKYGEVCPAGWKPGSDTIVPDVEKSKAFFSKQ